AACGACGTTCTTGTAGATGCGCCGGTTCATTATCGCTCTGGCCAGTATCTCGGCCGTTTCCGTGCTTATGTCGGGGTGCTCTATCTTGTCGAGAAGGTCGTAATCCACCTTTCCCGCGAGGAAGTCTATAGCCTTCAGATCGACGTGGCTCAGCTTGGAGAACTTTCTGGTGTCGATGTATATCCCGTAGAAGAGGGCCGTTCCGAGGATCGGCGAGATGGGGATGTTGAGAGTGCGGAGGTATTCGGTCAGTATCGCGGAGGAGGAGTTCACTTCGGGCCTTATGTCCAGAAAGGCATCACCGGGGAGGATTTCCTCGAGGTGCTGGAACACCTGATGATGGTCCACCACCACCTGTATCTTGCTGTAGTCCTCCTCCTCGAGCACCGTCAGGTTTCCGTTCGGCTGGCAGTCCACGATGGCTATAAAGGGGTGGCGCTTGATCTCGTAGGACCCGCGGGATACCTTCCTCAGTTCTATACCGAGCAGGTTGACGAACGCCCTATTCTCGTGGTGGGTTATTTCACCGCCGTAAACTATCCTTGTCCTGAGCCCGAGGGTTTCGGCTATGGCACTCAGGGCGGTTGCACTCGCTATGGAATCAGGGTCCGGGTTGTCGTGGGTAACTATGAGGAGGGAATCACCCTTCTCCTTCAGTTCCCTGAGCTTTTTGACGAGCATGTTCGCGTTCTTCTTCTCCCCGAGCATTTCAACAGTTCTCACCACAGCATCCCTGAGGGCGTTGCGGGGAGAGATCGCGTAGTCGATCTTTACCTCCGTCTCGAATTCGTCTTGGATTCTGGTTATCAGCTCGTCGAGGGATACACCATCGGGAAGGAGCGTGAGAACAGGAACCTCTTTGTTGTTGCTCCTTATCACGTAAAGGGTTTTTCCCAGGGTACCAACGTCCATCACGGTTATTATTACCAGCTCGGTCCTGTCTATGCCCGCCTTTAACAGGGTCGCCGTGTATGAAAAGTCCCCCTGAACAACGTGGAAGCCACTCTCCTCGAGGGCCTTTGCCCGGAGTTCATCCTTCTCAACGATGGTTACCTCGAACTCCCCTTTAAGGGACTCGGCTATTAAACGGCCCAACGTTCCCCCCCCGAGTATCAGCACCCGCATTTACCTCACCTTTTGCACGGTAATGTTTAAATATGATCGCCGATATACTGGGACGGTGAAATTTCATTAGGGGTTCTTTAATGCCGGCGGTATATATAGCTAATGGTGGTGGCTATGCAACTTCCCAATAAGGAGCCACTCTTTGAGAACTTGGTGGCCACTTCGGCGGATGAACTGGAAGACCTCATCCAGAGGGCCCTTTCAAAGGGCAGCGGGGTCTTCTTGAAGGTATTCACCAAGGACCGGTCTGGAAAGTACTACATAACGGTGCTCCTCGACCGTTCGAAGGCACTCGCGGCCGAATGCCTTCTTGTGGATAAGGATCAAATCCTTACGGGGGAAGAGGCGGTAAACCTGTTGAGGTCCCTGCTCGGTAGCCCAATGGTGATCGACGTCTATGCCCTCGATGAGCTGGAAATCAAGATTTCAATAGCGGACAACGTTGAGGCCTACGTCCAGACTCCAAAGATCCCCCTGAGCGAGCTCTTCGGGAAATCGGGAGGATCGACGAAAGTGGGGGAAAAGTCCCTCTCAGAGACCGTCGCCAGTAAAGTTGAAAGAACTGCGGTGGAAAAACCGGCTTTAGCCGGAGGAACCGTCCAAAAACCCGAAAAGGAAACCATGAAACCGGCTCCCCCGAAGGAGCCCGAGATAATCGTTAACTTCACCGGGGGCGAGCTTCCGAGGAGGGCGTTTCAGGCGTATGCTGAGGAACTGCTCAAGGAATCCCGGAAAATCAGGGGCCTGAGCATCAGCAGGATCGAGTTCGAAGCGAACGCCGGGGAAGGGGTGGTTTACCTAAACGTCCGCATATACGGCACCTCCACCGGAGACTCAGGGGATATACAAATCGCCGAGAGGAGAATGCTCCACGCCGTGAGCAAGTACGCTCCGATTATCCTCAGGGAGGCCGATGTTAAGCCCATACTCCGGGATGTGAGTGTCGTCATTGATGGTCAGGAGGTCAAACCCCAGGAGATCGTGGAGAGGGAGAAAAAGAAACAGGGTAACGTCACAAAGGACGGAAGTGTAACCCTTTCTGTTCTTGAGGATGTCTGGCCCTATTTCAGCGCCTACGCGAAAACCGTCATCACGGAACTCAGGGGGGCGGGTTTAAAGATCAAAAGGGCTCACTTTGACGTCAGGGGGAGAAGGGAGTTCGAGATCAACCTCTCAGTGGTCGTTGAGTCCGGGAAGGAGGACGTGGAGAAGTTAATCAGGGATACCCTCACGAGGCACGCCAGAGAGCTCGGAAGATCCATAAACCGTTACATAACCGTCCACAACGTTGACGTTGAGGTCATAACTCCCACAGCCCGGGGAGTGGCCCGTAGCCCCGTGGTGAGCTCGGGAAAGGCCGCGGAAGTTCTGATTAAGAAGGAGGACCTCGAGAAGGAGGTGGAGAAACTGCTCAAGCAGGCGGGGATAGACGAGCTATCTCCCCTCACGGAGGAGAAGAAAAAGGAAACCCAGGAGACTTTCCTCAAAAGCCGCATAGAGCCGGCCATTGAGAGGTTGAAGACAAGGATTAACGCTGAGATGAAGCTCATACCGAGGGTTACGTTTAAATGGTTCAAGATGAACCACGAGGTGAAGGGTTCCGAAGTGATAGTTGACGTTGAGGCCAGTTTCATGAGGGAGGAGACGGGTGGACTCTTCGGGTCCTTCTCAGGGGTCTCAGACGACAGGTTAAAGAAGGATATCAAAGAGACGGTAATGAGGATCATTCGGGAGGTTTCCAGAGAATACGGGGTAAAGATAAAACTGAGGAAGCTCAACGTGATCCTCCGCTGATTTTTTATCCTCAGCACTCAAGATCGTCATCATCCTTACGTCAGCCCTGCCTGGCTCATCACTCCTTCTTCCATGGCTCCGGGGGTATTTAACCCTATTCCCCGGGCTATTCGTCTATTATCGAAACGCTAAGTTTTTAAACTGAGCGGTACCCCGGTTCAACATGAACGGCCTGATTATCGGAATCACCGCAGCCCTCACCTCGGCTTTCTCGTGGGCCCTCGCCACGATTCTCATAAAGATAGGGATGAGGAATAAAAGCCCTATAGCCGTTAACATAGTGCGACTGTACATCGTCTCCGCCCTCTTTGGAATCGTCTTCCTGATCGAGGGGAGGTTTTCCATTCTGGAATCCCTCCCGCTTGAGCTCCTTATCGTGGCCTTCGTCTCCGGACAGCTGGGCTTCGTTGTGGGCGATTACTTCTACTTCAACGCCCTCAAAATGGCCGGCGTTTCGAGGACGGTACCTGTAACGTCCACGTATCCCCTCTGGACCATACTGTGGGCCGTTCTCTTCCTCGGCAGGGAAGTAAGCCCTCGGGTAATCGTGGGTGCCCTTTTGATCTTCGGAGCCATAGTCCTCGTGAGGAAGGGGGAAGAGGAAGAGCACGTCAATGGAAAGGCCTTTATCTTCGCCCTGCTTGCCCCGATATCATGGAGTCTCGCCATACTCACCATGGACTGGCTTACCGGATACATAGATGTTCTCACACTGGCCGGGTTGAGGATGATGATGGCGGCCCTTGGTATTACCTTCCTCCTTCCAAGGTTCGGTGAAGAGCTCTCGAGTCTTACGAAGGAGGAGATGGCTGTACTCTTCGGTGCAGCGTTTTTTGGGCTCTTCATAGGGCAGTACCTCTTTGTCTACTCCGTGAACCTTTTGGGTTCCCAGATGGCGGCACCCATCTCGGCGATAAATCCCGTCATCTCCTCCGCGCTGGCGGTGGTTTTCCTGAAGGAATCCCCGAGCAGGAAGATACTCGAAGGTCTCCTGCTTGCTGTTCTCGGCGTGGTGCTGATCTCGACGGGATGAGGCTCAGGTTTTTAAGTTCCAGCGCGTAGGTAAACACGCCGACAGCGGGGGGACAATCGTCTCCTCGCACGGGCCCGGTCAACCCGCCTCCGTGAGGTACGGATTTGTGAGCGGAGAGTGCTCACGCCGGGCTCACAGGGCCGGGAGCATCCACCCGTGTGATCAATGAACGCGGGCCTCTGTACCCGGCCCACATTTCGATCTCCTTTTGAGGAAGGTTTATAACCCCGGGGAAGATTAAATAACCGGTGGTTATTGATGGTGATCATACCCCACCCCGTTGATCCCCGGGTGGTGAGGCGAATAAGGAAGGAGCTCGGCATGACTCAGGAAGAGCTCGCGAAGAAGGCCGGGGTAACTCAGGCATACATAGCCAAACTCGAAATCGGAAAGGTTGATCCGAGGCTCTCCACCTTTAACCGCATCCTTCAGGCCCTCCTCGAGTGCAAGCGGGCCCGGTTTAAGGCCAGAGACGTTATGTCCTCCCCCGTCATCTCCGTCAAGCCCTACGATGTGGTTGAGAAGGTCATAAGGATA
The window above is part of the Thermococcus sp. P6 genome. Proteins encoded here:
- a CDS encoding DHH family phosphoesterase; the protein is MRVLILGGGTLGRLIAESLKGEFEVTIVEKDELRAKALEESGFHVVQGDFSYTATLLKAGIDRTELVIITVMDVGTLGKTLYVIRSNNKEVPVLTLLPDGVSLDELITRIQDEFETEVKIDYAISPRNALRDAVVRTVEMLGEKKNANMLVKKLRELKEKGDSLLIVTHDNPDPDSIASATALSAIAETLGLRTRIVYGGEITHHENRAFVNLLGIELRKVSRGSYEIKRHPFIAIVDCQPNGNLTVLEEEDYSKIQVVVDHHQVFQHLEEILPGDAFLDIRPEVNSSSAILTEYLRTLNIPISPILGTALFYGIYIDTRKFSKLSHVDLKAIDFLAGKVDYDLLDKIEHPDISTETAEILARAIMNRRIYKNVVISNVGFITNRDAIAESADFLLRLEGITTVLVFGIVDDRIEISARTRDVRVNIGAVLKEAFEGIGSGGGHSQSGGARIPLGIFKLAKDKDSLLRLAEEAITERFLEALKVKEE
- a CDS encoding DMT family transporter gives rise to the protein MNGLIIGITAALTSAFSWALATILIKIGMRNKSPIAVNIVRLYIVSALFGIVFLIEGRFSILESLPLELLIVAFVSGQLGFVVGDYFYFNALKMAGVSRTVPVTSTYPLWTILWAVLFLGREVSPRVIVGALLIFGAIVLVRKGEEEEHVNGKAFIFALLAPISWSLAILTMDWLTGYIDVLTLAGLRMMMAALGITFLLPRFGEELSSLTKEEMAVLFGAAFFGLFIGQYLFVYSVNLLGSQMAAPISAINPVISSALAVVFLKESPSRKILEGLLLAVLGVVLISTG